From Odontesthes bonariensis isolate fOdoBon6 chromosome 21, fOdoBon6.hap1, whole genome shotgun sequence, a single genomic window includes:
- the grap2a gene encoding GRB2-related adapter protein 2a: MEARGKYDFSATADDELSFRKGDILKVISLEDDWCKSEMNGQEGFVPKNYIDMQTPGWFRENSSRSAAEELLRHKGVGDFVIRGCQSSPGDFSISVKHEGDVQHFKVMRDNKGQYFLWSEKFTSLNKLVEFYKASSISKTRQIFLNDGSSDSRNPPMAQVKRGSLPEQHSSAAPVTASQRRASDQTHSQMARRPGLEERASTIGHTGRSSPISSAYPSRRTSDTMPLPQRASTLQVKALYDFAAEENDELGFCAGDVIEVLDHSDPSWWRGRLRGNSGLFPANYTMKL, translated from the exons ATGGAAGCCAGAGGAAAGTATGATTTTTCTGCGACAGCGGATGATGAGCTCAGCTTCAGAAAGGGCGATATACTAAAG GTTATAAGCCTCGAAGATGATTGGTGTAAGTCTGAGATGAATGGACAGGAAGGATTTGTACCGAAAAACTACATTGACATGCAGACTCCAGG GTGGTTTCGGGAGAACTCCAGTCGTAGCGCCGCAGAGGAGCTCCTGAGGCACAAAGGTGTGGGAGACTTTGTGATCCGCGGGTGCCAAAGCTCTCCTGGAGACTTTTCCATCTCTGTCAA GCATGAAGGTGACGTCCAGCACTTCAAAGTGATGAGGGACAACAAAGGCCAGTACTTCCTGTGGTCTGAGAAGTTCACCTCTCTGAACAAGCTGGTGGAGTTCTACAAAGCCAGCTCCATCTCTAAAACCAGACAGATCTTCCTCAACGATGGCAGCTCGGACAGCAGGAACCCCCCCATGGCCCAG GTAAAGAGGGGAAGTTTGCCTGAACAGCATAGCTCAGCTGCACCCGTCACTGCGTCGCAGCGCAGAGCTTCAGACCAGACTCACAGCCAGATG GCCAGAAGACCGGGTCTGGAGGAGCGAGCTTCCACCATCGGCCACACGGGCAGAAGCAGCCCCATCAGCTCTGCTTATCCTTCTCGCCGCACCTCTGACACCATGCCTCTGCCTCAG AGGGCATCCACGTTGCAGGTGAAGGCGCTGTACGACTTCGCCGCGGAGGAGAACGACGAGCTCGGCTTCTGTGCTGGTGACGTCATCGAGGTGCTAGATCACTCCGACCCATCATGGTGGAGAGGGAGGCTGAGGGGGAATAGCGGGTTATTTCCTGCAAACTACACAATGAAGCTGTGA